A segment of the Carya illinoinensis cultivar Pawnee chromosome 1, C.illinoinensisPawnee_v1, whole genome shotgun sequence genome:
ACGCTCCACGAGATGGGAACATATGGATAGGGATGATGTATGGCTTATGCCTAAAGGTTGGGACTTGGGTACGGGGGAGATAATAATTCAGTCAAAGACCGGCACGTTTTCCCAAATTACCCCTTATAatgaatttgtttctttttctttatttaaaccCAAAAGCATGTGAGCCATCAAAAGCTGATGCAAGCAAGGCCCAGAAACCCATCAATGAAATAAAAGCTCTAATCATTGCTGATATGAAATTTAAAGATCCATGAAGAGGTCCCACACTTTTGCTTTCTCCTTTGATTGGGTTGCATTTCTGTTCCATGTTCGAAAATTCGAATCCTTGGTAATTGACTGTTTAAAGCTTAGAATTATAAAAGCATGCGTGAAAAAATTGGATGGACTGTACATGCACACACAATCCCCAACTGTAGAGGCATGAGCTTTTTTTATGGATGTTCCATAATAGGAAGGttggaagatttttttttatggttgaaCACAGCAAGTAGCCGACTGAGCTTGTTTGTTATCTGTCAGCCTCTAGATCATGACTACTCATCTGCTGCATAGAGATTTGAAGTGAAATTTGAAAGCATGCAACCGTTTTGACATATATGCCTCTACCATTTATGGAAAATTGGCAATTTTCTAAGTATTAAGGGGCAAATTAGGAGAAAATATACCCAAAGAAACATCAGTGATTATTTGGATGAATTATTTGGATGAAGAGAACTtctcaatttatcttattttattttatttaattattataatttttttaaacttatgcataaaatataataaataatttaaatttttttaattttaaaataaaaataaaattttatttaattttcaactctcACATCATCTTAACTCGACTTATCTCAATTAACTATATGAAGCTCCAATTAAAAGTAGTCTTTAAAAGGATCGTGATAATTCAGTGGAACTTACCAGGAAACTTCTTAGGAATTTGAATTGATGGGAAGCTAATGGCACTCAAATGCGTTAAACAAACAGCATTACCCGAGGAGTTGTGCTggcaaacattaaaataaatgttttcGAAGTGTCTTGACCATGCTAAGAGAAACAAGGTCTccaattttttaattgaaagcAATAATCATCCGATTCTGCGGTATTTTTAAAGTATTAGTCTTTTTTAGGTAACACGATTTTGAGTCATGTATTTTCGGATCTAATATTAGGAAGAAAAAACAAGCCCTTTCATTTCATAAGGCATAATTCAATAACTGTTTCAGAAGAATTTACAGGACCTTTAGCTTTATCCTATTGTTGTTAACAATGAAGCAGAAAATCAAGCTTAGAGAATCATTTAAAACTGAAAcaaccccccaccccccaaacATGTTCTTTCTGAATAACTAACTAGGAGGACCTCCTAGCAAGTAGCAACTGTAGCTCAGAAATCTTCCTCTTCATCTCGGGAAGAAGACCGCTGCATTCTAACACTGCTAATGCTATTTCTTGCTGCCATGATTTCATTCAGTGAAAGCCTCTTCTTTGGCATAGGCTCGGGTCTTTGCTTTGGTGCACTGTGAGACCTCAATTTGGCCTTAAAAGATTGTGTACTTGCCATATAGTTTGGGAAGTTTAGGTATGGTCTGAAGAAGCTGTCTCCGCAGACACTCTTGGCCGGTGTAGCCGGGGCATTAGACTGGATGGAATTACCAAACCGAGGAGTGCTCTGAGCAGTAGCGAACCTACATTCTTCACCAGTGAAGTACCATTCAAAGTCTTGAAAGTTTCGAGCAGGAATTGGACATGGAAGAGGTGATGAGATTGTTTGGTAAGGCAGGTCTTCACCACACTCAGAAAACACCGTGTTGATTCTCCTAGATCTTGATCTCGGTTTGTATGTGTCAATTTCCACAATTTTTGGGCTATCGTCGAATGCATTCACTGAAGCTTCATATGATGCCGATAACCTCTTGCTGTGAAATTCACTTCTTGCTTCGTCAAACCTCTCCTGGAATCATAAACAAATCAATTAGATGCTAACTTTTACaccatatacacacacacacacaaggaATCGGTCTTACAATAGATCTTCGGTGTCGAATTTCAGGATGAAAtctgttctctttgttgagagaACGACAGGCACGTTGTGAGCGAACTGCGGCTTGAGCTCTTATAAGAGCTTGCATGCTATGAAGGGTTGCAGTAGCCCGTTTTCGGACAAGATAGCCTCTAACAAGAGCCTGTAATTTGACGAGTCCTTTCAGAGCTCGAAGCGCTTTTCGGGCCTGACAGTGAACGGAAACTTTCAGTAAAAGATTACGAATCTTCTGTAACAAAATAAAGGGTAATCTTTTCATAATTCATAAATGTCACGGTTCCATACATAACTTGGTATACGGGACAAGGCGCCTAAAAAGCATGACATTTATTTAGTACCCCAAGAACAACATGTGGAGAACGCAAAGCAGTGCAAAGTACAGAAGAAAAAGCACAATAAGAAACAGGAAGACCCATCtaagaaccaaaaaaattaaatcgtCGAAGGAACAAGCACCCAAATTGAATCATGAAAAGCAAAAGGAATAACAGAGATGACCCAGATCGTAAAAAACaaactttcaaaattcaaaatttcagaTTCTCAGAATATCAGCATAGGGGATCAAATGGGAAAAAGAACTAAAAGCGAGGCAAAATTATTAGCCAAGTCAACATTAAAGTGAACAACACATGTACCATCTTATTGACCCACGAGCACTTGTACTGTTCCATTGGCATTTTCAAATTAGTTTTCATACTTTTGAGAAAGAAATTGCACCAACGAAAACAGTAGTTGCAATGACACACTTATGAGACTGCAACAGACATGTCTAGAGGGATTACATCACAATGTGAAAAAACACAATCACATCGAAAACAGAAAAGATTTGGAATACTTGATTAGTGCAGTTAACCCTGTGAGATCAATGAGGTTCTAAAGACGATAGAAAATAGACAAAATTGGAGACCTACTTACCAAACAACCCCTAAAAACAGTCTGAATCTTCACAGCAGCCCACCTTTCCCTCCCTCCAGCAAACAAAGTTCCCCGTCCCTGGCTTGTCAGCCGGACAACCGCCACCGCTGCTTGTGCAGCGGCAACTGCAGCATCAGCTGCGGCTGCTGTGGCAGCAGCCACGGCAATTGCATGCTTGTTCTGCTCCTTCTCTGACTCAGTAATGTAGGATCTTAGCCAAGCCGCATCGGTGGCTGGCAGTTTACCCGAAGTGCTCGCCGGAGACTGAGCAACCGCGCTAGAATCTCTTAGCGACTTGCCAAAACTccaccttttcttttccctccggTCTCCAGTCAATTGACTTGAATTTTCGACATGAGCCTTCTCCTTCTTCATTCCCAACAAGCCTTTCAACCATCTTGTAGCCTTTCCCATATTTTCTCTATCTCTAGTGACTTTGGAGtgacaaactagagagagaaaataaacagccaaaaagtccaaagagaaataaaatgttAGGTACAAAGTCAAAATCTTAGGTGGGGTTTCCCTAACCACTAACAAGTCCCCGTCTTTTCCCTCtcaaaaatttgaattgaaaatcaGAGCTAAACAAGCCCAGCAAATCCTAGACAAACAAATGCAATAACAACAAATCCTTCAATGAGCTAGAAGCTAAGAGAGGGAACGGCGTTTCAGGAATAAAAAAGCGAGTGAGAGAgaccaaaatatttcaaaaactaTGACCAAACCCAGGTGTTGTTTATTGAGATGAAAAGTTTGtacgaaagagagagagtgaagggagggagggagggagggagagaaaggagagagaggggggggggggggggggggtgtgtttCGCGGAGGGGAAGAAATGATCTGTAAGATCTCTAGAATCTTTACAGGTTTGAAGCAGGGAAGTGATGTGAGCAAAGTGTGGATCATACGGATCACAATTAACAAAACAGAAGGCATCCAAaccttaaaaacaaaaaaacttagATGAAGAttggattttttatattttgaaaagaaattctGACAGCTCCTCGTGAAGAACTGTGTTACAAGACAAAAAGATGTCACAGAAAGATACAGGGGGCTCAAACCCGTTAAAATATAAAGTTTCAGAAACTACCCCCATGTAAACAAACAAGAATTACAGACAAAAGGCATAACGATTAAAAAGTGAAGCCGAAGAAATAATCAAAGAGGAAAAAACTCACCCACCTTGTAAAATTCAAAAACAGCGCCGAATTCACACCCAACTTCCTCCAATGCTAAAAACTTGGCCAGCCTACAGAAAGCACAGCCACTcccttttcttcctctctccctcAAATTTCTCACAAAGAaagatttttctcttattctctCTCTTAACTTTCTGGAGCAACGTGTACTCCTTCCTACAAATGAAAAGTACCCACTGACAATCCCGTGAATCGCTTCACTTTTTATTATGCTTCACTTTCAAACCGCTTTCGAGTATACTCTCTCAGTGTCTGTGTCCGTCTCTTTCCCTCTGACTCTTTGATATCTTCTACAGCTCTCAAAGCCATAATTTGCTCTCATATCCCTGTCTCTCTCTTGTACGAGTGCACTGAAGAGCCATTAAAGCTTATACCCACTAAAAGGGCTATTTTATTAGCTTCTCTTTGTCCCAAATAAGACGACCAAAAAAGGCTGAAACTTCGCTTTCTTTTTTGGGTTGGAGAACGTCTTTCAGTCTCCGTATCACTCAGAGTGATTCCAGAAAATTTTGCCCAATGTACCTTCCATGATTCCTACCTCAATCTCTCTGCCATTGTTCCTGCAGGAAAATCTCTGAAACAAGGCCTTGGGTTGAAAAAGGGCCTCTGTCCTTGTGTATGCAATTAAAGCAAATCCAAATTGATATGGAAACAACGCAATAAATGTTgggttttcatatttttaaattcttggAATCCTCGTTACCAAATAAACGATGTTCAGGATGTTACAAATGTAAGTCCGGAGCCACTGGGATAGGAATCAGGACCACTTGGATACAATGGATAGGATGCTTACCTTACCTACAAGTGAAAATTCGGGTTTAGTAGCTGATTTGAAAGGATTTGATCAATGTGGACAGAAATTTGGCTGACATCGACAGCAACTCAAGGAAAAGATAATAAGATATTGGGCGGATTCCTTCTTATATTTTATGACCTAATTTCCTTCTACGCCTTCTTAATATTTTGAACTGactatttttaaacaaaaattttatgtcacttttgagtaatttttgtgtaattattaatgtgattgtctgctttattgttttaatataaaataattattttaatcaatcatattattgaagtgtataaaaaatatgcaaaatcattatatataacagaactcatttttaaattatctcatcCCTTATTTTACCACCAACTAATATTAGTTAATGGCATCATTTCATAAAGATGTATAAACTAAGTTTTGAATTTGACAATAGACTTCTAAGAAATATATTACAAATTGGTTAAAAtaccaataaataaaaattcatatgtCATTTGAAGTCACATAAACAAATGAAGAAAGAATAATAGTCAAAGAGGATAATGTCTATCATTTATCCTAACTGAAAATCAATTGAATGGGATCATTCCCTATGTAAAAAATAGCAACTAACTTAAATTTTAATCCTTGAAATCGTTTTCTCCACGTCATCTAATCAGTTTAAAAGGATATCATATTTCTCTCTTTAAAAATCAGAAGGACATCATGATTTGATAATAGCAATAgtgatgaggatgatgatgatataGCAACCTTGGGCTCTAGTGGCAGCCTCGGTAACGGCTCAGCATTTGAGCCCTGGTTGTCTCCCATGCAGTCCACACCGGTCCATAAAAAAAATCGGCCTTTTTAAAAACTTCATTTGGGccctcttattaaaaaaaaaaaaaaaaaggtatttgAGTTGGGCCAAGTGCCTCCGAGTCAAGAGTGTGAAGAACAGAAAGCACTTCGTAATGGCAAATAGTGTTATAGTGGGAATAAACTGAGCTACCTTGCAAGTGGGGCAAATAGTGTTATTCaacttcttattttttattttctaaaattctatAAACTATCTTTTATTATGATCGtaaatgttaaaaatttaatcaaattaatatttaacagTTACGTGACTTTTAGATCAATAattagatttttaatattttatctcaaattatttaattattatttataaattatattattattattatttacaaatttatcatCTAATCTAATCGAATCCCAATAGATAAAGTAGTTCTGAAAAAGGGGTGAAAATAACTGTCCATAGATTTGCAGAGCCTAATCCCTCTTCTATACAATTGAATCCACCTCTACATTCATTTCAAGGCAATTATGAAATCTAAAGATCCGAATCAATCACCCCCATGGGCCAATCAGATCACTTTTCCAATTGGACAAAAGAATCCGCACAAAAATGCCGTCCCC
Coding sequences within it:
- the LOC122281876 gene encoding protein IQ-domain 26-like; this translates as MGKATRWLKGLLGMKKEKAHVENSSQLTGDRREKKRWSFGKSLRDSSAVAQSPASTSGKLPATDAAWLRSYITESEKEQNKHAIAVAAATAAAADAAVAAAQAAVAVVRLTSQGRGTLFAGGRERWAAVKIQTVFRGCLARKALRALKGLVKLQALVRGYLVRKRATATLHSMQALIRAQAAVRSQRACRSLNKENRFHPEIRHRRSIERFDEARSEFHSKRLSASYEASVNAFDDSPKIVEIDTYKPRSRSRRINTVFSECGEDLPYQTISSPLPCPIPARNFQDFEWYFTGEECRFATAQSTPRFGNSIQSNAPATPAKSVCGDSFFRPYLNFPNYMASTQSFKAKLRSHSAPKQRPEPMPKKRLSLNEIMAARNSISSVRMQRSSSRDEEEDF